From Oceanococcus atlanticus, a single genomic window includes:
- the hemH gene encoding ferrochelatase, whose product MAANPGVLVVNLGTPQAPTAAAVRTYLAEFLSDTRVVEIPALLWRPLLFGLILPLRSRRVAHNYATIWMDEGSPLAVYTQRIADGLRQQLRCPVETAYRYGTPSLEQGLDRLSALGCDEIIVLPLYPQFSATTSATVFDRIAQIYRQRRAMPALQWIADYATDPGYISALAQSVQQHWAEHGRNERLLMSFHGLPQRNVSLGDPYQAQCEATARALADALELSPDEWALSYQSRFGKQVWLQPYTEPTLAEWAEGGLRSVDIICPGFPADCLETLEEIRIQAAETFCEAGGETLTYIPALNDNPQHIQALAALLSPRLGQA is encoded by the coding sequence ATGGCGGCAAATCCTGGTGTGCTGGTGGTCAATCTGGGCACACCCCAGGCGCCTACGGCGGCAGCCGTACGTACCTACCTGGCGGAGTTCCTGAGCGACACGCGCGTGGTCGAGATTCCTGCCCTGCTGTGGCGTCCCTTGCTGTTCGGCTTGATCCTGCCCCTGCGCAGCCGGCGGGTGGCTCATAACTACGCCACCATCTGGATGGACGAAGGCTCGCCACTGGCCGTCTACACCCAGCGTATAGCCGATGGTTTGCGCCAACAGCTGCGCTGCCCGGTGGAGACAGCCTACCGCTATGGTACGCCGTCGCTGGAGCAAGGCCTGGATCGGCTCAGTGCACTCGGCTGCGATGAAATCATCGTGCTGCCGTTGTACCCGCAGTTCTCTGCCACCACCAGCGCCACCGTTTTCGATCGTATTGCACAGATTTATCGACAGCGCCGGGCCATGCCGGCACTGCAATGGATCGCCGATTACGCCACCGACCCGGGCTATATCTCCGCCCTTGCACAATCCGTGCAGCAGCATTGGGCCGAGCACGGCCGCAATGAACGTTTGCTGATGAGCTTTCACGGCCTGCCACAACGCAATGTGAGCTTGGGCGATCCTTATCAGGCGCAGTGTGAAGCCACCGCACGGGCCCTGGCCGATGCGCTGGAACTGAGCCCCGATGAGTGGGCCTTGAGCTATCAGAGTCGCTTCGGCAAGCAGGTCTGGTTGCAACCCTACACAGAGCCCACTCTGGCCGAATGGGCCGAGGGCGGATTGCGCAGCGTCGACATCATCTGCCCAGGTTTTCCCGCGGATTGCCTTGAAACGCTGGAAGAAATCCGCATACAGGCAGCAGAAACCTTTTGCGAGGCGGGCGGCGAAACGCTGACGTACATCCCCGCGCTCAATGACAACCCGCAACACATCCAGGCGCTTGCCGCCCTGCTCTCGCCCCGTCTTGGGCAGGCGTGA
- the sohB gene encoding protease SohB, with the protein MTEFLVEYGLFLAKAVTLVAAIIFVVGTVLTLVRQMREQMSEQLEIKNINRRYETMTDILNQELLSDDEAKAQKKQKKKDQKAEAKAAKQGNKPSPHPKLFVLDFDGDLRASAVDNLREEISAILQVAKAEDEVLVKIESGGGLVHSYGLAASQLRRLRDRDVRLVVAIDRVAASGGYMMAGVADHIIAAPFAIVGSIGVIAQIPNFHRLLKKNDIDFEMVTAGEYKRTLTMFGENDDKAREKFREEIQDTHELFKEFLLDTRPKLELDKVATGEHWYGRRALDLGLIDEIKTSDDYLLECLKTRDIYSVEYKSRQPLAEKISQAVQVFRKPLNVERHDYLRLQSE; encoded by the coding sequence ATGACTGAATTTCTCGTCGAGTACGGCCTTTTCCTGGCCAAGGCCGTAACGCTCGTTGCCGCCATCATTTTTGTTGTTGGCACCGTGCTGACCCTGGTTCGGCAAATGCGCGAACAGATGAGCGAGCAGCTCGAGATCAAAAACATCAATCGTCGCTACGAGACGATGACCGATATCCTGAATCAGGAATTGCTCAGCGACGACGAAGCCAAAGCTCAGAAAAAACAGAAAAAGAAAGATCAGAAAGCCGAAGCCAAAGCTGCCAAGCAAGGCAACAAGCCAAGCCCGCACCCGAAACTTTTTGTACTGGATTTCGACGGTGATTTGCGTGCCAGCGCGGTCGACAACCTGCGTGAGGAAATCAGCGCAATTCTGCAGGTGGCCAAAGCGGAAGACGAAGTGCTGGTCAAAATCGAATCCGGCGGCGGTCTGGTTCACAGCTACGGCCTGGCGGCTTCGCAGCTCCGCCGCCTGCGTGATCGCGATGTGCGCCTGGTGGTGGCGATCGACCGCGTTGCGGCCAGTGGCGGCTACATGATGGCCGGCGTGGCTGATCACATCATTGCTGCCCCGTTTGCCATCGTTGGTTCAATTGGCGTCATCGCACAGATCCCCAACTTCCATCGACTGCTTAAAAAGAACGACATCGATTTCGAGATGGTTACCGCAGGCGAGTACAAGCGAACCCTGACCATGTTTGGCGAAAACGATGACAAGGCACGGGAGAAATTCCGCGAGGAGATCCAGGACACCCACGAGTTGTTCAAGGAGTTCCTGCTCGACACCCGGCCTAAGCTGGAGCTCGACAAGGTCGCCACGGGCGAACACTGGTATGGGCGACGCGCGCTTGATTTGGGCCTGATCGACGAAATCAAAACCAGTGACGACTACCTGCTGGAATGCCTCAAAACCCGCGACATCTACAGCGTGGAGTACAAATCACGCCAACCGCTGGCGGAAAAAATCTCGCAAGCGGTGCAAGTATTCCGCAAACCACTCAATGTGGAGCGCCACGACTATCTGAGACTGCAAAGCGAGTAA
- a CDS encoding YbhB/YbcL family Raf kinase inhibitor-like protein, which translates to MQLNSNSLRHNQAIDGEFAFCTPHPTQHVQMAANRNPHLSWDDAPAGTQSYVVCCIDSDVPTKPDDVNQEGRSVPADLPRTEFVHWLVSDITPDITSIAAGSCCDGITPRGKTEPPGPAGSVQGVNDYTGWFAGDPDMEGTYLGYDGPCPPWNDSLVHHYHFTVYALDTPSLGLKPGFDLAALRQALEGHVLAEATLVGTYSLNPDVPA; encoded by the coding sequence ATGCAACTGAACAGCAACAGCCTGCGTCACAACCAAGCGATCGACGGTGAGTTCGCCTTCTGCACCCCGCATCCCACGCAGCATGTGCAGATGGCAGCGAATCGCAACCCGCATCTGAGCTGGGACGATGCCCCAGCAGGCACCCAGTCCTACGTGGTCTGCTGCATCGACAGTGACGTACCAACCAAACCCGATGACGTGAACCAGGAGGGCCGCAGTGTGCCTGCCGATTTACCGCGCACCGAGTTTGTGCACTGGCTGGTCAGCGACATCACACCCGACATCACCAGTATTGCCGCTGGCAGCTGCTGTGACGGGATCACCCCACGGGGCAAAACCGAGCCACCAGGGCCGGCCGGCAGCGTGCAAGGCGTCAATGACTACACCGGTTGGTTTGCCGGCGATCCGGACATGGAAGGCACCTACCTGGGTTACGACGGCCCCTGCCCGCCCTGGAATGACAGCCTGGTGCACCACTATCACTTCACCGTGTACGCGCTCGACACACCCAGCCTCGGGCTCAAGCCCGGCTTCGACCTGGCGGCTTTACGCCAGGCACTCGAAGGCCACGTTCTGGCTGAAGCCACCCTGGTTGGCACCTACAGTCTGAATCCCGACGTGCCTGCCTGA
- a CDS encoding DegQ family serine endoprotease, translating to MRKTLLLALSLLIMPAAHAALPQAVADEPLPSLAPMLKQVTPAVVNVLVKGKGQVQHPFFNDPNFRQFFGDRVPEREVRGLGSGVIVNAKQGLVLTNHHVIAQADEIKVRLADDRELEAELVGSDPDSDVAVLRIPSKDLTAVDIGDSDKLEVGDFVVAIGNPFGLRQTVTSGIVSAKGRSGLGNRYENFIQTDASINRGNSGGALVDLRGRLVGINTAIISTSGGSVGIGFAIPIKLAMSVMDQIVEHGSVKRGMLGVIGQDLTPELAKAFGLDAARGAVVARVLEDSAAEAAGLKSGDIITKVDGQEIRNFDALRNAIGLYREGDKVKIDYLRDGERMSVKLALGKSTLPGAASLDHPRLNGATLRDLPEDHPLADQLDGGVLVEDVERSSPAAEAGLRPGDVITSVNRNAVNSLSALGEVLENTEDDAQLLLHLNRGQGALFLLLR from the coding sequence ATGCGCAAAACCTTACTGCTTGCTCTGAGTCTCTTGATCATGCCTGCGGCTCACGCAGCACTGCCCCAGGCCGTCGCCGATGAACCTCTGCCGAGCTTGGCGCCCATGCTCAAGCAGGTCACTCCGGCGGTGGTCAACGTCCTGGTCAAGGGCAAAGGCCAGGTCCAGCATCCGTTTTTCAATGATCCGAATTTTCGCCAGTTCTTCGGCGACCGGGTGCCTGAACGTGAAGTGCGAGGTCTGGGTTCCGGCGTGATCGTGAACGCCAAACAGGGCCTGGTTCTGACCAACCACCACGTCATTGCCCAAGCGGATGAAATCAAGGTTCGTCTGGCCGACGACCGCGAACTGGAAGCCGAACTGGTGGGCTCAGACCCGGACAGTGACGTCGCTGTGCTGCGTATCCCGTCCAAAGACCTGACCGCGGTGGACATCGGTGATTCGGACAAGCTTGAAGTCGGCGACTTTGTTGTTGCAATCGGTAATCCGTTCGGTCTGCGCCAAACCGTAACCTCGGGCATTGTCAGCGCCAAAGGCCGCTCCGGGCTGGGCAATCGCTACGAAAATTTCATTCAGACCGACGCCTCAATCAACCGCGGCAATTCCGGCGGCGCCCTGGTCGATCTGCGTGGTCGTCTGGTCGGTATCAACACCGCAATCATCTCAACCAGCGGCGGCAGTGTCGGGATTGGCTTTGCCATTCCGATCAAGTTGGCCATGTCGGTAATGGACCAGATTGTTGAGCACGGCAGCGTCAAGCGCGGCATGCTCGGCGTCATCGGTCAGGATCTGACCCCGGAACTGGCCAAGGCTTTCGGCCTGGATGCCGCGCGCGGCGCGGTTGTAGCGCGGGTGCTGGAAGACTCAGCAGCTGAGGCTGCCGGTCTGAAATCTGGTGACATCATCACCAAGGTGGATGGCCAGGAGATCCGCAATTTCGATGCCCTGCGCAATGCCATTGGTTTGTACCGAGAGGGCGACAAGGTCAAGATCGATTATCTGCGCGATGGCGAGCGCATGAGCGTCAAACTGGCCCTGGGCAAGAGCACCCTGCCGGGCGCCGCCAGCCTTGATCACCCGCGCCTGAACGGCGCCACGCTGCGTGACCTGCCGGAAGACCATCCGCTGGCCGATCAGTTGGACGGTGGTGTGCTGGTCGAAGACGTAGAACGCAGCAGCCCGGCTGCGGAAGCAGGCCTGCGTCCTGGCGATGTGATCACCTCAGTCAATCGCAATGCCGTCAACTCGCTCAGCGCCCTGGGTGAAGTGCTGGAAAACACGGAAGACGATGCACAGCTCCTGCTGCACCTGAACCGCGGTCAGGGCGCCCTGTTCCTGCTGCTGCGCTAA
- the egtB gene encoding ergothioneine biosynthesis protein EgtB — translation MRIVDRYPAVRACSEALIAPLSAEDCAIQSMDDASPAKWHLAHTTWFFETVVLQELVADYNLFNSDYPYLFNSYYNALGERHARPQRGLLSRPSLDEVLAYRAAVDQAMLAQLPNASNAFLRLTEIGLNHEQQHQELLLTDIQHAFFCNPLHPGYCDNAPMVDQNPSSRRWLDMAADLYQIGHQGDAFCYDNETPPHQVWLNAFQMASTLVTNGEFQAFIDAGGYRNPTYWLSDGWDWVQREQLEHPLYWHPKATQAFSLRGDQPRAADAPVCHLSFYEADAYARWAGARLPLEAEWEVAARLFPDENNWMGQVWQWTASPYQAYPGYRPPAGPLGEYNAKFMCNQMILRGSSAYTPTDHSRISYRNFFHPHCRWQLSGLRLARDL, via the coding sequence ATGCGTATTGTTGATCGTTACCCGGCCGTACGCGCCTGCTCCGAGGCGTTGATTGCGCCACTAAGCGCTGAAGATTGCGCCATCCAGAGCATGGATGATGCCAGCCCGGCCAAATGGCATCTGGCCCACACCACCTGGTTTTTCGAAACGGTTGTTTTGCAGGAGTTGGTCGCCGACTACAACCTGTTCAACAGCGACTATCCCTATCTCTTCAATTCTTACTACAACGCGCTTGGCGAACGCCATGCGCGCCCGCAACGCGGCCTGCTGAGCCGCCCTAGCCTGGACGAAGTTCTGGCCTACCGCGCAGCCGTGGATCAGGCCATGCTTGCCCAACTGCCCAACGCCAGCAACGCATTTCTGCGACTGACCGAGATTGGCCTGAATCACGAGCAGCAGCATCAAGAGCTTCTGCTCACCGACATCCAGCACGCCTTCTTCTGCAACCCGCTGCACCCCGGCTATTGCGACAACGCGCCGATGGTGGATCAAAACCCGTCATCGCGGCGCTGGCTGGATATGGCTGCAGACCTGTATCAGATCGGCCACCAGGGTGATGCGTTCTGTTACGACAACGAAACGCCACCTCATCAGGTTTGGCTAAACGCTTTCCAGATGGCCTCAACATTGGTTACCAATGGCGAGTTTCAAGCGTTTATTGACGCCGGTGGCTACCGTAACCCGACCTACTGGCTGTCCGACGGATGGGATTGGGTGCAAAGAGAACAGCTCGAACACCCGCTGTACTGGCACCCCAAAGCAACCCAGGCTTTCAGTCTGCGCGGTGATCAGCCGCGCGCCGCAGACGCCCCGGTGTGCCACCTGAGTTTTTACGAAGCCGATGCCTATGCGCGCTGGGCCGGCGCCCGCCTGCCGCTGGAGGCGGAGTGGGAAGTTGCCGCCAGGCTTTTCCCCGACGAAAACAACTGGATGGGCCAAGTCTGGCAATGGACAGCAAGCCCTTATCAGGCCTATCCCGGCTACCGCCCCCCGGCGGGGCCTCTCGGCGAGTACAACGCCAAGTTCATGTGCAACCAGATGATCTTGCGCGGCAGTTCAGCGTACACGCCGACCGACCATAGTCGTATCAGCTACCGCAATTTCTTTCACCCGCACTGTCGCTGGCAACTCAGCGGCCTGCGTCTGGCGCGAGACTTATGA
- the egtD gene encoding L-histidine N(alpha)-methyltransferase, with protein MTAAKHQPLPLTPMQTEVLGGLSRGDKHLPSKYFYDAAGARLFERICELPEYYPTRTELAILRTHLPTISKQLGPMRWLVEPGSGSGLKTRLLLEALDQPAGYVPIDISDAQLKAYAQDLRQGFPHLNVRPLSADFTADLQLPEGVKKPVIWFPGSTLGNFRPADAQAFLRRLSRWGGGAGELLLGVDLVKPVEVLEAAYNDTAGVTARFNLNLLRHLNHAAGCDFDLSQFRHEARWNPQIGAIQMFLISLGEQTVHVAGHAFALASQEAICTEYSHKYTPTQVEQLAHASGWSLRNMYSDPKNWFGVFHLECI; from the coding sequence ATGACTGCAGCGAAACATCAGCCCTTGCCGCTCACGCCCATGCAGACCGAGGTGTTGGGCGGCCTGTCGCGCGGCGACAAGCATTTGCCCTCCAAGTATTTCTACGACGCCGCTGGCGCACGCTTGTTCGAGCGCATCTGCGAGCTTCCGGAGTACTACCCAACGCGCACCGAACTGGCCATTTTGCGCACTCATCTACCCACCATATCGAAACAACTGGGACCGATGCGCTGGCTGGTTGAGCCGGGAAGTGGCAGCGGACTCAAAACCCGCCTGCTGCTTGAGGCACTGGATCAACCCGCCGGTTACGTGCCGATCGACATCAGCGATGCACAACTGAAAGCCTATGCGCAGGACCTGCGACAGGGTTTCCCGCACCTCAACGTGCGGCCGTTGAGCGCTGACTTTACCGCCGACTTGCAGCTACCAGAAGGCGTCAAGAAACCGGTGATCTGGTTCCCTGGTTCTACCTTGGGCAATTTCCGCCCAGCTGATGCCCAGGCCTTTCTACGCCGACTCAGCCGCTGGGGCGGCGGTGCCGGCGAGTTGCTGCTCGGCGTTGATCTGGTCAAACCGGTCGAGGTGCTGGAAGCGGCCTACAACGACACAGCCGGCGTAACAGCCCGCTTCAACCTCAATCTGCTACGTCACCTCAACCACGCCGCAGGCTGTGATTTCGATCTCAGCCAGTTTCGCCACGAAGCCCGCTGGAATCCGCAGATCGGTGCCATACAGATGTTTCTGATCAGCCTGGGCGAACAAACCGTTCACGTGGCCGGGCATGCGTTTGCATTGGCCTCTCAGGAAGCCATCTGCACCGAGTATTCACACAAATACACGCCCACTCAGGTCGAGCAATTGGCGCACGCCTCAGGCTGGTCATTGCGCAACATGTACAGCGACCCGAAAAACTGGTTCGGCGTGTTTCACCTGGAATGCATCTAG
- a CDS encoding cell division protein ZapA translates to MKPHDSVPLTVKIMGREYQVACPKEERDLLLASARYLDDRMIAIRKRSAGLGIERIAVMAALNMAREMHQAGQSSEADLSQSVDFALDGNLDDGDDDRAHQMQLRIDSELEAD, encoded by the coding sequence ATGAAACCCCATGACTCGGTGCCGCTGACAGTCAAAATCATGGGCCGCGAATATCAGGTGGCCTGCCCCAAGGAAGAACGTGATTTGCTGCTCGCATCAGCGCGTTATCTTGACGACCGCATGATCGCTATCCGCAAGCGCTCAGCCGGTTTGGGCATCGAGCGCATCGCGGTGATGGCGGCTTTGAATATGGCCCGCGAGATGCACCAGGCCGGGCAGTCTAGCGAAGCAGACCTCAGCCAAAGCGTCGATTTTGCGCTGGATGGCAACCTGGATGATGGCGACGATGACCGCGCGCATCAGATGCAACTGCGTATCGACTCAGAACTTGAAGCCGATTGA
- a CDS encoding 5-formyltetrahydrofolate cyclo-ligase produces MNRALIPPTQAASDRRDLRRELRARRRALSPREQRLAATALARRLLQLPRVSHASRMGAYTAAGSELSLQCFLEHCAIERVALPQVVGTHMRFLPASAPKRRHHLGFEEPYGRRPWAIWSMSVILVPLLGFDAAGNRMGQGGGHYDRALARLRPRRPWLLGIAHDVQELEHVPTQTWDIPLDGIITPTRTILIQGT; encoded by the coding sequence GTGAACCGGGCCCTTATTCCACCGACGCAGGCAGCTTCTGACAGGCGCGACCTGCGCCGCGAGTTACGTGCCCGGCGGCGCGCCTTAAGCCCACGCGAGCAACGACTCGCGGCTACGGCGCTGGCGCGAAGATTGCTCCAGCTGCCCCGCGTGAGCCATGCATCTCGAATGGGCGCGTATACCGCAGCGGGCAGCGAGTTGTCGCTGCAGTGTTTTCTTGAGCACTGCGCCATCGAACGCGTGGCCCTGCCCCAGGTTGTCGGCACACATATGCGTTTCCTGCCCGCCAGCGCCCCCAAACGGCGTCACCATCTGGGCTTTGAGGAACCCTACGGACGCCGCCCTTGGGCCATCTGGTCCATGAGCGTGATCCTCGTCCCTTTGCTGGGCTTTGATGCGGCTGGCAACCGCATGGGCCAGGGCGGCGGCCACTATGACCGAGCCCTAGCGCGTTTGCGCCCTCGCCGCCCGTGGTTGCTGGGCATCGCGCATGATGTGCAGGAACTGGAGCATGTACCCACACAGACCTGGGATATTCCGTTGGATGGCATCATCACCCCAACGCGAACCATTTTGATACAAGGAACTTGA
- a CDS encoding EVE domain-containing protein, with amino-acid sequence MAYWLMKSEPDEFSFDDLKNRPEQTEPWDGVRNYQARNFMRDAMQDGDEVFFYHSNCDIPGIVGIARVRGETRPDHTAFDPDDKHFDPKSDPDKPRWYLRDIQYVRPLARTISLKELKDHAEALQDFALVRRGNRLSVMPVDAQHWDYILGLE; translated from the coding sequence ATGGCCTACTGGCTGATGAAATCCGAACCTGACGAATTCAGCTTCGACGATCTCAAAAACCGCCCTGAGCAAACAGAACCCTGGGACGGCGTGCGCAACTATCAGGCGCGCAATTTCATGCGCGACGCCATGCAGGACGGCGATGAGGTGTTCTTCTATCACTCCAATTGCGACATCCCTGGCATTGTCGGCATCGCACGCGTGCGCGGAGAAACCCGGCCGGACCACACCGCATTCGACCCGGACGACAAACACTTCGACCCGAAAAGCGATCCCGACAAACCTCGCTGGTATCTGCGTGACATCCAGTATGTGCGGCCGCTGGCGCGCACCATCAGCTTGAAAGAGCTCAAGGACCACGCTGAGGCATTGCAGGATTTCGCCCTGGTGCGACGTGGCAATCGTCTGTCGGTCATGCCGGTCGATGCACAACACTGGGATTACATCCTGGGCTTGGAATAA
- a CDS encoding uracil-DNA glycosylase family protein: protein MSRGGSLDALLQQVRACQLCADSLEHAPRPVLQASRSAQILIAGQAPGRRVHVSGVPFDDPSGDRLRNWLGVDAATFYDPAKIAILPMGFCYPGHGKSGDLPPRKECAPAWREMLLDKLPHIQLTLVLGQYALDYHLDGGEGSLTATVANWRAYWPEFLPLPHPSPRNNIWLRRNPWFEQDVIPHLQQRIATLLD from the coding sequence ATGAGCAGGGGTGGCTCGCTCGACGCACTGCTTCAGCAAGTCCGCGCCTGCCAATTGTGTGCGGACAGCCTCGAACATGCGCCGCGACCCGTGCTGCAGGCCAGCCGCAGCGCTCAGATACTGATCGCCGGCCAGGCCCCGGGACGCCGGGTGCACGTCAGTGGCGTGCCTTTTGATGATCCCAGTGGCGATCGTCTGCGCAACTGGCTTGGGGTGGATGCCGCAACGTTCTACGACCCGGCGAAGATAGCCATACTGCCCATGGGGTTCTGCTACCCAGGGCATGGCAAAAGCGGCGACCTGCCGCCACGCAAAGAGTGCGCCCCCGCGTGGCGCGAGATGCTACTCGACAAACTGCCGCATATTCAGCTCACGCTGGTTTTGGGTCAGTACGCACTGGATTATCACCTCGACGGGGGCGAAGGCTCACTCACCGCGACCGTCGCCAACTGGCGGGCCTATTGGCCTGAGTTTCTGCCACTGCCGCACCCCAGTCCGCGCAACAACATCTGGTTGCGTCGCAACCCGTGGTTTGAGCAGGATGTAATCCCGCATCTTCAACAACGGATTGCGACGCTGCTTGACTGA
- a CDS encoding S8 family peptidase, translating to MTSTLRQYSVAASLVFAAFVTSAQAQNTDLSARYIVQAETVHQARGWVERIGGTVESELSVIRAVGAVLSPAQAEQLRTDPPGLRVHANHPVKVSGLLGGLGGAVGGLVQNVELDDEEGLILWQPKESHFTTWVGADQLHDQGVTGQGVAIAVLDTGIWQHHGLELGINLRTPRIVARVNVLDNESGDPSGHGTHISTVAASSFQTPSGRYQGIAPDANLVDVKAFDENGASTYLDVIEGIEWVVNNRETYNIRVLNMSFSAPPQSFYWEDPLNQAVMAAWQAGIVVVASAGNDGPEPMTVGVPGNVPYVITVGSADDNYTPGDDSDNFLSTFSSVGPTYEGFVKPDVLAPGGHLMGIMPSQAKIVQGHESYLLEDNRHFRMSGTSQSAAVVSGVVALMLQADPSLSPDDVKCRLASTAYAAMNGDGAMYSVFQQGAGLVHAVDAVASDNSACANQGLDVAKDLSGEEHYAGPVQEDEDGNFVIRDENGNATELNGDAYIWSRAYIWSRAYIWSRAYIWSRAYIWSRAYIWSRAYIWSRGYDWDTAQAETYAQDPVAAAPQNLLLTVTDILNALLNPVGQLVSGLLPLEWAESVIPGNRWVDHEPQRYVD from the coding sequence ATGACTTCGACTCTTCGCCAATATTCCGTCGCCGCATCACTGGTTTTTGCGGCTTTCGTGACCTCGGCTCAGGCGCAAAACACTGACCTCAGCGCGCGTTATATCGTTCAGGCTGAAACTGTTCACCAGGCCCGAGGATGGGTCGAGCGTATCGGCGGCACGGTTGAATCCGAGCTGTCGGTGATTCGCGCTGTCGGTGCAGTTCTGAGCCCGGCTCAGGCCGAGCAGTTGCGTACCGACCCGCCTGGCCTGCGCGTCCATGCCAATCATCCGGTCAAGGTCTCCGGACTGCTCGGTGGATTGGGCGGCGCGGTCGGCGGTCTGGTTCAGAACGTTGAGCTGGATGATGAGGAAGGCCTGATTCTGTGGCAGCCCAAAGAATCTCATTTCACAACCTGGGTTGGCGCCGATCAGTTGCATGATCAGGGTGTGACCGGGCAGGGCGTGGCCATTGCCGTGCTGGATACCGGTATCTGGCAGCATCACGGCCTTGAGCTGGGTATCAATCTGCGCACGCCGCGAATCGTTGCGCGGGTCAATGTCCTGGACAATGAGAGCGGTGACCCAAGTGGGCATGGCACGCACATATCAACGGTTGCAGCCAGCAGCTTCCAGACCCCCAGCGGCCGTTATCAGGGCATCGCGCCGGATGCCAATCTGGTTGATGTCAAAGCATTTGATGAGAACGGTGCGTCCACATATCTGGACGTGATCGAGGGTATCGAATGGGTTGTAAACAACCGCGAGACCTACAACATCCGGGTGCTGAACATGTCATTCAGTGCGCCGCCCCAGTCGTTCTACTGGGAGGATCCGTTAAATCAGGCGGTGATGGCGGCTTGGCAGGCCGGCATCGTGGTGGTGGCCTCTGCAGGCAATGACGGCCCGGAGCCGATGACGGTTGGGGTGCCCGGCAATGTGCCGTATGTCATCACCGTTGGGTCGGCGGATGACAACTACACGCCGGGTGATGACAGCGACAACTTTCTGTCTACATTTTCGTCGGTCGGGCCGACCTACGAGGGCTTTGTTAAGCCCGATGTGCTGGCCCCCGGCGGTCATCTGATGGGCATCATGCCGTCGCAAGCCAAAATCGTTCAAGGGCACGAGTCGTATCTGCTTGAGGACAATCGGCACTTCCGTATGTCCGGCACCTCGCAGTCTGCGGCTGTGGTCAGTGGCGTTGTCGCCTTGATGCTGCAGGCTGACCCGAGTTTGTCGCCGGATGACGTCAAATGCCGCCTGGCCAGCACGGCATACGCCGCCATGAATGGCGACGGGGCCATGTATTCCGTGTTTCAGCAGGGGGCAGGTCTTGTCCATGCGGTCGATGCCGTGGCCAGCGACAATTCAGCGTGTGCCAACCAGGGCTTGGATGTGGCCAAAGATCTGTCAGGTGAGGAACACTATGCCGGGCCGGTGCAGGAAGACGAGGATGGCAATTTCGTCATTCGTGATGAGAACGGCAACGCCACGGAATTGAATGGCGATGCCTACATCTGGAGTCGTGCCTACATCTGGTCACGGGCCTACATCTGGAGCCGTGCTTACATCTGGTCACGTGCGTACATCTGGAGCCGTGCCTACATCTGGTCACGGGCTTACATCTGGAGCCGCGGCTACGATTGGGATACAGCGCAGGCCGAGACCTATGCCCAGGATCCGGTGGCGGCAGCGCCACAGAATCTGTTGCTTACGGTGACCGATATCCTGAACGCGTTGCTCAACCCTGTGGGGCAACTGGTCAGCGGGCTGTTGCCGCTGGAGTGGGCTGAATCGGTGATTCCTGGCAACCGTTGGGTTGATCACGAACCGCAGCGCTACGTCGACTGA